One region of Cuculus canorus isolate bCucCan1 chromosome 6, bCucCan1.pri, whole genome shotgun sequence genomic DNA includes:
- the MMADHC gene encoding cobalamin trafficking protein CblD isoform X3, with protein MATVLCNRARLVTYLPGVCSLVKRVVNPKAFSTAGSSGSDEPHVAATPPDLCQRTVWPDEVMGPFGPQDQRFQLPGNIGFDCHLNGTASQKKSQVTKSLPDILAEPSASERHEFVMAQYINEFQGADVPQKQQINNAETYFENAKVECAVQACPELLRKDFESMFPEVNANRLTVLTVTQKTENDMTVWSQEVENEREMLLENFINGAKEICYAICAEGYWADFIDPYSGLAFFGPYTNNTLFETDERYRHLGFAVDDLGCCKVIRHNIWGTHVVVGSIFTNAEPDSPIMRKLSGN; from the exons ATGGCCACC GTGCTCTGTAACAGAGCAAGATTGGTCACCTACCTACCAGGGGTTTGTTCCTTAGTCAAAAGAGTTGTAAATCCCAAGGCTTTTTCTACAGCAGGTTCCTCTGGCTCAGATGAGCCTCATGTTGCTGCTACACCTCCTGATTTat GCCAAAGAACTGTCTGGCCAGATGAAGTGATGGGTCCCTTTGGTCCTCAGGATCAGAGATTCCAGTTGCCTGGTAATATCGGCTTTGACTGTCACCTGAATGGCACTgcttctcagaagaaaagccaaGTTACAAAGAGTCTGCCTGACATATTAGCAGAGCCTTCAGCAAGTGAAAGGCATGAATTCGTAATGGCACAATACATAAATGAATTTCAG ggTGCTGATGTtccacagaaacagcaaatcAATAATGCAGAAACGTACTTTGAAAATGCAAAGGTGGAATGTGCAGTACAAGCTTGTCCTGAGCTCTTAAGAAAAG ACTTTGAGTCAATGTTTCCAGAAGTGAATGCCAACCGCTTAACAGTCCTAACTGTCACccagaagactgaaaatgatATGACCGTATGGAGTCAAGAAGTagagaatgagagagaaatgCTTTTAGAAAAC TTCATTAATGGTGCTAAGGAAATTTGCTATGCGATTTGTGCTGAAGGCTATTGGGCTGACTTCATTGATCCATACTCAGGATTGGCA TTCTTTGGACCTTACACAAACAACACTCTGTTTGAAACAGACGAGCGGTACCGCCACTTGGGATTTGCCGTTGATGATCTTGGCTGCTGCAAAGTTATTCGTCATAACATCTGGGGTACTCATGTGGTCGTAGGAAGTATTTTCACTAATGCTGAACCTGACAGCCCCATCATGAGAAAATTAAGTGGAAACTAG
- the MMADHC gene encoding cobalamin trafficking protein CblD isoform X2 produces the protein MGQPPLLWVLCNRARLVTYLPGVCSLVKRVVNPKAFSTAGSSGSDEPHVAATPPDLCQRTVWPDEVMGPFGPQDQRFQLPGNIGFDCHLNGTASQKKSQVTKSLPDILAEPSASERHEFVMAQYINEFQGADVPQKQQINNAETYFENAKVECAVQACPELLRKDFESMFPEVNANRLTVLTVTQKTENDMTVWSQEVENEREMLLENFINGAKEICYAICAEGYWADFIDPYSGLAFFGPYTNNTLFETDERYRHLGFAVDDLGCCKVIRHNIWGTHVVVGSIFTNAEPDSPIMRKLSGN, from the exons atggggcagccaccacttctctgg GTGCTCTGTAACAGAGCAAGATTGGTCACCTACCTACCAGGGGTTTGTTCCTTAGTCAAAAGAGTTGTAAATCCCAAGGCTTTTTCTACAGCAGGTTCCTCTGGCTCAGATGAGCCTCATGTTGCTGCTACACCTCCTGATTTat GCCAAAGAACTGTCTGGCCAGATGAAGTGATGGGTCCCTTTGGTCCTCAGGATCAGAGATTCCAGTTGCCTGGTAATATCGGCTTTGACTGTCACCTGAATGGCACTgcttctcagaagaaaagccaaGTTACAAAGAGTCTGCCTGACATATTAGCAGAGCCTTCAGCAAGTGAAAGGCATGAATTCGTAATGGCACAATACATAAATGAATTTCAG ggTGCTGATGTtccacagaaacagcaaatcAATAATGCAGAAACGTACTTTGAAAATGCAAAGGTGGAATGTGCAGTACAAGCTTGTCCTGAGCTCTTAAGAAAAG ACTTTGAGTCAATGTTTCCAGAAGTGAATGCCAACCGCTTAACAGTCCTAACTGTCACccagaagactgaaaatgatATGACCGTATGGAGTCAAGAAGTagagaatgagagagaaatgCTTTTAGAAAAC TTCATTAATGGTGCTAAGGAAATTTGCTATGCGATTTGTGCTGAAGGCTATTGGGCTGACTTCATTGATCCATACTCAGGATTGGCA TTCTTTGGACCTTACACAAACAACACTCTGTTTGAAACAGACGAGCGGTACCGCCACTTGGGATTTGCCGTTGATGATCTTGGCTGCTGCAAAGTTATTCGTCATAACATCTGGGGTACTCATGTGGTCGTAGGAAGTATTTTCACTAATGCTGAACCTGACAGCCCCATCATGAGAAAATTAAGTGGAAACTAG
- the MMADHC gene encoding cobalamin trafficking protein CblD isoform X1, giving the protein MLLLIKYRSNNKILLKLDFTETQLIITIMVLCNRARLVTYLPGVCSLVKRVVNPKAFSTAGSSGSDEPHVAATPPDLCQRTVWPDEVMGPFGPQDQRFQLPGNIGFDCHLNGTASQKKSQVTKSLPDILAEPSASERHEFVMAQYINEFQGADVPQKQQINNAETYFENAKVECAVQACPELLRKDFESMFPEVNANRLTVLTVTQKTENDMTVWSQEVENEREMLLENFINGAKEICYAICAEGYWADFIDPYSGLAFFGPYTNNTLFETDERYRHLGFAVDDLGCCKVIRHNIWGTHVVVGSIFTNAEPDSPIMRKLSGN; this is encoded by the exons ATGCTATTACTGATAAAATATagaagtaataataaaatacttttaaaacttgattttaCAGAAACACAGCTGATCATAACGATAATG GTGCTCTGTAACAGAGCAAGATTGGTCACCTACCTACCAGGGGTTTGTTCCTTAGTCAAAAGAGTTGTAAATCCCAAGGCTTTTTCTACAGCAGGTTCCTCTGGCTCAGATGAGCCTCATGTTGCTGCTACACCTCCTGATTTat GCCAAAGAACTGTCTGGCCAGATGAAGTGATGGGTCCCTTTGGTCCTCAGGATCAGAGATTCCAGTTGCCTGGTAATATCGGCTTTGACTGTCACCTGAATGGCACTgcttctcagaagaaaagccaaGTTACAAAGAGTCTGCCTGACATATTAGCAGAGCCTTCAGCAAGTGAAAGGCATGAATTCGTAATGGCACAATACATAAATGAATTTCAG ggTGCTGATGTtccacagaaacagcaaatcAATAATGCAGAAACGTACTTTGAAAATGCAAAGGTGGAATGTGCAGTACAAGCTTGTCCTGAGCTCTTAAGAAAAG ACTTTGAGTCAATGTTTCCAGAAGTGAATGCCAACCGCTTAACAGTCCTAACTGTCACccagaagactgaaaatgatATGACCGTATGGAGTCAAGAAGTagagaatgagagagaaatgCTTTTAGAAAAC TTCATTAATGGTGCTAAGGAAATTTGCTATGCGATTTGTGCTGAAGGCTATTGGGCTGACTTCATTGATCCATACTCAGGATTGGCA TTCTTTGGACCTTACACAAACAACACTCTGTTTGAAACAGACGAGCGGTACCGCCACTTGGGATTTGCCGTTGATGATCTTGGCTGCTGCAAAGTTATTCGTCATAACATCTGGGGTACTCATGTGGTCGTAGGAAGTATTTTCACTAATGCTGAACCTGACAGCCCCATCATGAGAAAATTAAGTGGAAACTAG